Proteins encoded in a region of the Bubalus bubalis isolate 160015118507 breed Murrah chromosome 9, NDDB_SH_1, whole genome shotgun sequence genome:
- the LOC102404753 gene encoding olfactory receptor 7G1-like, whose amino-acid sequence MEQRNKTRASDFLLMEVTEDPKLRSFLFSLFLSMYLVTVLGNLLIILAVSSDSHLHTPMYFFLSNLSVNDICLSTTTIPKMLVNIQTQNQSITYTGCLTQICFVLVFASLESSLLAVMAYDRYVAICHPLRYTVIMSPRLCGLVIILPLFIIIMDALLHTLMLLQLTFCTDLEIPLFFCEVVQVIKLACSDTLINNILIYLATSIFGGIPVCGIIFSYIQIVSSVLRMPSASGKYKAFSTCGSHLSVVSLFYGTGFGVYISSALTNSSRNTAVLSMMYTVVPQMMNPFIYSLRNRDMKGALRKLIVRTPSFL is encoded by the coding sequence ATggaacagagaaataaaacacgTGCTTCAGATTTTCTTCTCATGGAAGTGACAGAGGATCCAAAGCTGCGGTCCTTCCTTTTCAGCCTCTTCTTGTCCATGTATCTGGTCACAGTCCTGGGAAATCTGCTCATCATCCTAGCCGTCAGCTctgactcccacctccacactcccatgtacttctttctctCCAATCTGTCTGTTAACGACATCTGTTTAAGCACTACCACAATCCCAAAGATGCTAGTGAACATCCAAACACAGAATCAGAGCATCACTTATACAGGCTGCCTCACGCAGATCTGCTTTGTCCTGGTGTTCGCTAGTTTGGAAAGTTCTCTCCTtgcagtgatggcctatgaccgctatgtcgCCATTTGTCACCCACTGAGGTATACTGTCATCATGAGCCCCCGCCTCTGTGGGCTGGTGATCATACTCCccctgtttattattattatggatgCCCTGCTCCACACTCTGATGCTGTTACAGCTGACCTTCTGCACAGACCTGGAAATCCCCCTCTTCTTCTGTGAAGTTGTTCAGGTCATCAAGCTTGCATGTTCTGATACCCTCATTAACAATATCCTGATATATTTGGCAACTAGCATATTTGGGGGTATTCCTGTGTGTGGAATCATTTTCTCTTATATTCAGATAGTGTCCTCTGTCTTGAGAATGCCATCAGCAAGTggaaaatataaagcattttccacCTGTGGGTCTcacctctcagttgtgtccttaTTCTATGGGACAGGTTTTGGGGTGTACATTAGTTCTGCTCTTACTAACTCTTCCAGAAACACTGCCGTGCTTTCAATGATGTACACTGTTGTTCCTCAAATGATGAACCCCTTCATTTATAGCCTGAGGAACAGGGACATGAAaggagccctgaggaaactcatcGTTAGGACTCCTTCTTTTCTGTGA
- the LOC112587078 gene encoding olfactory receptor 7G1-like gives MLSVSILLTRFFHNMGPRNKTGILEFLLMEVTEDAELQPLHFILFLFIYLVTILGNLLIIMAVISDSHLHTPMYFFLYNLSFTDICLSTTMIPKMLVNIQTQNQSITYTGCLTQLCFILVFVGLENSLLAVMAYDRYVAIRHPLRYMAIMNFPLCGQLILSSLFISIVDALLHSLMVLQLTFCTDLEIPLFFCEVVQVIKLACSDTLINNILIYLATSIFGGIPVCGIIFSYIQIVSSVLRMPSASGKYKAFSTCGSHLSVVSLFYGIGFGVYISSALTNSSRNTAVLSMMYTVVPQMMNPFIYSLRNRDMKGALRKLIVRTPSFL, from the coding sequence ATGTTGTCAGTTTCCATCCTTCTCACCAGATTTTTCCACAACATGGGACCCAGAAACAAAACAGGAATTTTAGAATTCCTTCTTATGGAAGTGACAGAAGATGCAGAACTGCAGCCACTCCACTTCATTCTGTTCCTGTTCATATACCTGGTTACCATTCTGGGAAACCTGCTCATCATCATGGCTGTCATCTctgactcccacctccacacccccatgtacttctttctctACAACCTGTCCTTTACTGACATCTGTTTAAGCACAACCATGATCCCAAAGATGCTGGTGAACATCCAAACACAGAATCAGAGCATCACTTACACAGGCTGCCTCACCCAGCTCTGCTTCATCCTAGTCTTTGTTGGTTTGGAAAATAGTCTTCTCGCAGTAATGGCCTATGACCGGTATGTGGCCATTCGTCACCCACTGAGGTACATGGCCATCATGAACTTCCCCCTCTGTGGCCAGCTGATTCTATCCTCCTTGTTTATTAGCATCGTGGATGCCCTGCTCCACAGCCTGATGGTGTTGCAGCTGACCTTTTGCACAGATCTGGAAATCCCCCTCTTCTTCTGTGAAGTTGTTCAGGTCATCAAGCTTGCATGTTCTGATACCCTCATTAACAATATCCTGATATATTTGGCAACTAGCATATTTGGGGGTATTCCTGTGTGTGGAATCATTTTCTCTTATATTCAGATAGTGTCCTCTGTCTTGAGAATGCCATCAGCAAGTGGAAAGTATAAAGCGTTTTCCACCTGTGGGTCTcacctctcagttgtgtccttaTTCTATGGGATAGGTTTCGGGGTGTACATTAGTTCTGCTCTTACTAACTCTTCCAGAAACACTGCTGTGCTTTCAATGATGTACACTGTTGTTCCTCAAATGATGAACCCCTTCATTTATAGCCTGAGGAACAGGGACATGAAaggagccctgaggaaactcatcGTTAGGACTCCTTCTTTTCTGTGA
- the LOC112587079 gene encoding olfactory receptor 7G1-like translates to MLSVSILLTRFFHNMGPRNKTGILEFLLMEVIEDAELQPLHFILFLFIYLVTILGNLLIIMAVISDSHLHTPMYFFLYNLSFTDICLSTTTIPKILVNIQTQNQSITYTGCLTQLCFILVFVGLENSLLAVMAYDRYVAIRHPLRYMAIMNFPLCGQLILSSLFISIVDALLHSLMVLQLTFCTDLEIPLFFCEVVQVIKLACSDTLTNNILIYLATSIFGGIPVCGIIFSYIQIVSSVLRMPSASGKYKAFSNCGSHLSVVSLFYGTGFGVYISSALINSSRNTAVLSMMYTVVPQMMNPFIYSLRNRDMKGALRKLIIWTPSFL, encoded by the coding sequence ATGTTGTCAGTTTCCATCCTTCTCACCAGATTTTTCCACAACATGGGACCCAGAAACAAAACAGGAATATTAGAATTCCTTCTTATGGAAGTGATAGAAGATGCGGAACTGCAGCCACTCCACTTCATTCTGTTCCTGTTCATATACCTGGTTACCATTCTGGGAAACCTGCTCATCATCATGGCTGTCATCTctgactcccacctccacacccccatgtacttctttctctACAACTTGTCCTTTACTGACATCTGTTTAAGCACAACCACGATCCCAAAGATACTAGTGAACATCCAAACACAGAATCAGAGCATCACTTACACAGGCTGCCTCACCCAGCTCTGCTTCATCCTAGTCTTTGTTGGTTTGGAAAATAGTCTTCTCGCAGTAATGGCCTATGACCGGTATGTGGCCATTCGTCACCCACTGAGGTACATGGCCATCATGAACTTCCCCCTCTGTGGCCAGCTGATTCTATCCTCCTTGTTTATTAGCATCGTGGATGCCCTGCTCCACAGCCTGATGGTGTTGCAGCTGACCTTTTGCACAGATCTGGAAATCCCCCTCTTCTTCTGTGAAGTTGTTCAGGTCATCAAGCTTGCATGTTCTGATACCCTCACTAACAATATCCTGATATATTTGGCAACTAGCATATTTGGGGGTATTCCTGTGTGTGGAATCATTTTCTCTTATATTCAGATAGTGTCCTCTGTCTTGAGAATGCCATCAGCAAGTGGAAAGTATAAAGCGTTTTCCAACTGTGGGTCTcacctctcagttgtgtccttaTTCTATGGGACAGGTTTTGGGGTGTACATTAGTTCTGCTCTTATTAACTCTTCCAGAAACACTGCTGTGCTTTCAATGATGTACACTGTTGTTCCTCAAATGATGAACCCCTTCATTTATAGCCTGAGGAACAGGGACATGAAAGGAGCTCTGAGGAAACTCATCATTTGGACTCCTTCTTTTCTGTGA
- the LOC102404421 gene encoding olfactory receptor 7G1-like — MGPRNKTGVSEFLLMEVTKDLELQPLYFILFLSIYLVTTLGNLLIVMAVISDSHLHTPMYFFLYNLSFTDICLSTTTIPKMLVNIQTQNQSITYTGCLTQLCFVLVFASLESFLLAIMAYDRYVAIHHPLRYMAIMNFRLCGWLSLFSLFISIVDALLHSLMVLQLMFCTDLEIPLFFCEVVQVIKLACSDTLINNILIYLATSIFGGVPVCGIIFSYTQIVSSVLRMPSVGGKYKAFSTCVSHLSVVSLFYGTGLGVYISSALINSSRQTAVASVIYTVVPQMMNPFIYSLRNRDMKEALRKLITKIPLPFQACVI, encoded by the coding sequence ATGGGACCCAGAAACAAAACAGGAGTTTCAGAATTCCTTCTTATGGAAGTGACAAAGGATCTGGAACTGCAGCCACTCTACTTCATTCTGTTCTTGTCCATTTACCTGGTTACCACTCTGGGAAACCTGCTCATCGTCATGGCTGTCATCTctgactcccacctccacacccccatgtacttctttctctACAACCTGTCCTTTACTGACATCTGTTTAAGCACAACCACGATCCCAAAGATGCTGGTGAACATCCAAACACAGAATCAGAGCATCACTTACACAGGCTGCCTCACCCAGCTCTGCTTTGTCCTGGTGTTTGCTAGTTTGGAAAGTTTTCTCCTTGCAAtaatggcctatgaccgctatgtggccattcATCACCCACTGAGGTACATGGCCATCATGAACTTTCGCCTTTGTGGTTGGCTGAGTCTATTCTCCTTGTTTATTAGCATCGTGGATGCCCTGCTCCACAGCCTGATGGTGTTGCAGCTGATGTTTTGCACAGACCTGGAAATCCCTCTCTTCTTCTGTGAAGTTGTTCAGGTCATCAAGCTTGCATGCTCTGATACCCTCATCAACAATATCCTGATATATTTGGCAACTAGCATATTTGGTGGTGTTCCTGTGTGTGGAATCATATTCTCCTATACTCAAATTGTCTCCTCAGTTTTGAGAATGCCATCAGTGGGTGGAAAGTATAAAGCTTTTTCCACCTGTGTTTCTCacctctcagttgtgtctttaTTCTATGGCACAGGCTTGGGGGTGTACATTAGCTCTGCTCTTATCAATTCTTCCAGGCAGACTGCAGTGGCTTCAGTGATTTATACAGTTGTCCCTCAAATGatgaaccccttcatctacagtTTGAGGAACAGGGACATGAAGGAAGCTTTGAGAAAACTCATCACTAAGATACCACTGCCTTTTCAGGCCTGTGTTATTTAA